The following are encoded in a window of Dioscorea cayenensis subsp. rotundata cultivar TDr96_F1 chromosome 16, TDr96_F1_v2_PseudoChromosome.rev07_lg8_w22 25.fasta, whole genome shotgun sequence genomic DNA:
- the LOC120278464 gene encoding putative disease resistance protein RGA4, translated as MAMVLTAFITKFLTVLSSYAEEESVMLLGVPEDINKLQRRLTRLENVLNDAEDREITERAIKHWLKELRDFMYDAEDIIEEYLLRTKARANNTSSSSLCWSPISCIPVSLFRHEIGLRIKNLNIRLDEILKDKEIFSFSTIVINQHNVSRGVTSRRTSSLVEQDLVGMKIEEDTKCLVELLMKDDQRAEENIEVFAITGMAGIGKSTLARKIFNNEILVSHFYPMPTGWVSVCQDFSEIDILRTCVRVFGGNPGELTASKQDLEDKLCELVENKRFFLVLDDVWDAKVWKELLNEPLRSCAKGSRVLVTTRDEAVAKGMQAVHQHQVEKLRDVDGWALLSKSFVLEDDEQDLKRLKDIGMEIVKKCDGLPLAIKAIAGVLIAKERNRETWNHVLQDSAWKLTGILPDGVMGSLYLSYKNLKSPLKQCFMYLSLFPKSNLYQGVLARLWIAEGFIDETQSSLSPYELAIQYWEELIERNILQPNPAYYNNEGCILHDLFQSLAQHLAKDECFYGNVQSFSETVSTGPSSSKSFVNPRRLYIVDREAKSIPESLKELKSLRSLLVQMPSISIFPRDVFKKLKSLRIIDFSGSSIEKLPESIGSLILLRYLELSQSHIKEIPESIGNLINLHSLILLKCKNLKRLPNGVTSLKSLQNLNLDGTPIEAMPKGIERLHKLRVLTGCVLSKNSNNSDPHCSLEDMKSLSVLQHLCLHNLETVTSKDEAISASMRAKEKLRNLELYCTMNQDCQEEDINRIQEVFEELCPSKSLAVLIIDGYFGREYPNWITKLSTFIPYLKRLELVNCKQCKKLPSLGSLYFLDYLDITGASSVTEIGPEFFAIENNTTCCFPKLTHLYFCGMTNWEEWSWINEDEARTLRLTPLKKLQKLVLNGCPKLRSLPEGLLSHCTALTDLALVSANNVKEMKNLYSVKHILVMDCESLIEVSNLTHLYRLMITKCRKLVVVERLDELQDLVLDDQEMETLPEWLLTAAGEGKFSRIQKMDFESNAQLLSRCLMNGPEWMKFSYMPLVRGYTPGVTSYIVYTKDPLSFVSKLPDVTVGNDGGGSGGDVGAGSSEDAGIST; from the coding sequence ATGGCAATGGTTTTAACCGCCTTCATAACAAAGTTCCTCACAGTGCTAAGTTCCTACGCAGAGGAAGAGTCAGTCATGCTGTTGGGAGTACCAGAAGATATTAACAAGCTCCAAAGAAGGCTCACAAGGCTAGAGAACGTTCTCAATGATGCTGAGGACCGGGAAATCACAGAAAGAGCTATCAAGCATTGGCTCAAGGAGCTTAGAGACTTCATGTACGACGCCGAAGACATCATCGAAGAATATCTTCTTCGAACCAAGGCAAGGGCTAATAacacttcttcatcttcattgtgCTGGTCACCAATTTCATGCATTCCCGTTTCTCTGTTTCGCCATGAGATTGGCCTTAGAATCAAGAACCTCAACATTAGATTAGATGAGATATTAAAAGACAaagaaattttttcattttcaaccATAGTCATCAATCAACATAACGTGAGTAGGGGAGTTACAAGTAGAAGGACATCATCTTTAGTGGAACAAGATCTTGTCGGCATGAAGATTGAAGAAGACACAAAATGCTTGGTAGAACTTCTCATGAAGGATGATCAGCGTGCTGAGGAGAATATAGAAGTTTTTGCTATCACTGGCATGGCTGGCATAGGGAAAAGCACTCTAGCTCGAAAGATcttcaacaatgaaattttgGTTTCTCACTTCTATCCAATGCCAACTGGTTGGGTGAGTGTTTGCCAAGATTTCTCCGAGATCGATATTCTACGCACTTGTGTAAGAGTTTTCGGAGGTAATCCCGGTGAACTAACGGCGAGCAAACAAGACCTAGAGGATAAGCTCTGTGAATTGGTGGAAAACAAGaggttttttcttgttttggatGATGTTTGGGATGCTAAAGTGTGGAAGGAGCTGTTGAATGAGCCATTGCGGAGTTGTGCGAAAGGGAGCAGAGTCTTAGTGACGACAAGAGATGAAGCTGTGGCGAAGGGAATGCAGGCGGTGCACCAGCATCAAGTTGAGAAGCTCCGTGATGTGGATGGATGGGCATTGTTATCCAAGAGCTTTGTTTTGGAAGATGATGAACAAGATTTGAAGAGACTCAAAGACATTGGAATGGAGATTGTGAAGAAATGTGATGGTTTGCCACTTGCAATCAAGGCCATTGCCGGTGTTTTGATTGCAAAGGAAAGAAATCGGGAGACATGGAACCATGTTCTTCAAGATTCAGCATGGAAATTAACTGGGATTCTGCCTGATGGAGTTATGGGATCATTGTATCTGAGCTACAAGAACTTGAAAAGCCCTTTAAAACAATGTTTTATGTACTTGTCTCTGTTTCCAAAATCCAACCTCTATCAGGGAGTTCTTGCACGTCTTTGGATTGCCGAAGGATTCATAGACGAGACTCAAAGTTCGTTATCACCGTATGAATTGGCAATTCAGTACTGGGAAGAGTTGATTGAGAGAAACATATTGCAGCCAAACCCCGCTTATTATAACAACGAAGGGTGCATACTGCATGATCTATTTCAATCTTTAGCTCAGCATCTAGCTAAAGATGAATGTTTCTATGGCAATGTGCAGAGTTTCAGTGAAACAGTTTCTACTGGCCCCAGCAGCAGCAAGTCTTTCGTTAATCCTCGACGCTTATATATTGTAGACCGAGAAGCAAAATCAATCCCAGAGAGCTTAAAGGAGTTGAAATCCTTGAGATCTCTGCTTGTTCAAATGCCAAGCATTTCTATTTTCCCTAGAGATGTTTTCAAAAAGCTCAAGAGTTTAAGGATCATAGATTTCAGTGGATCATCAATTGAGAAGCTACCTGAATCTATAGGAAGCCTCATACTCTTGAGATACTTGGAACTCTCTCAATCCCATATAAAAGAGATTCCTGAAAGCATTGGGAATCTTATCAACCTTCATTCCTTGATTTTACTGAAATGCAAGAATTTGAAGAGACTTCCGAATGGTGTAACATCACTGAAGAGTTTGCAAAACCTAAATTTGGATGGAACTCCAATTGAGGCAATGCCGAAAGGAATTGAGAGGCTTCATAAGCTCAGAGTTCTTACTGGATGTGTTTTGTCGAAGAACAGCAATAACAGTGATCCGCATTGTTCCTTGGAAGACATGAAATCCTTATCGGTTCTCCAACATCTCTGTTTGCACAACTTAGAGACGGTGACAAGCAAAGACGAAGCCATCTCCGCTTCAATGAGAGCAAAAGAGAAACTCCGAAACTTGGAATTATACTGCACAATGAATCAAGATTGCCAAGAAGAAGATATCAATAGAATTCAAGAAGTCTTTGAGGAGCTATGCCCATCAAAATCTCTTGCAGTTCTAATCATAGATGGTTACTTTGGACGAGAATATCCAAATTGGATAACAAAGCTGTCAACTTTCATTCCATACTTAAAACGGCTCGAGCTGGTAAACTGTAAGCAGTGCAAGAAACTCCCTTCTCTCGGTTCCCTATACTTTCTAGATTATCTTGACATCACTGGGGCATCTTCTGTTACTGAAATCGGACCTGAATTCTTCGCTATTGAAAATAACACTACTTGTTGCTTTCCAAAACTCACACATCTCTATTTCTGTGGCATGACTAACTGGGAAGAATGGTCATGGATAAATGAAGACGAGGCCAGAACATTGCGATTGACACCACTGAAGAAGCTTCAAAAGTTGGTTCTCAATGGTTGTCCAAAGTTGAGATCACTCCCTGAAGGTCTCCTAAGTCACTGCACAGCATTGACAGATTTAGCTCTTGTCAGCGCAAACAATGTCAAAGAAATGAAGAATCTGTATTCAGTTAAACACATTTTGGTCATGGATTGCGAGAGCTTAATTGAAGTCTCGAACCTTACACATTTGTATAGATTGATGATAACTAAATGCCGGAAACTTGTGGTTGTGGAGAGGCTTGATGAATTACAGGACTTGGTGCTGGATGATCAAGAAATGGAGACATTGCCGGAATGGTTGCTAACTGCAGCAGGAGAGGGGAAGTTCAGTAGAATTCAGAAAATGGATTTTGAGAGCAACGCCCAGTTACTTTCAAGGTGTTTAATGAATGGACCTGAATGGATGAAGTTTAGTTATATGCCACTAGTGAGAGGATACACACCAGGGGTAACTAGTTATATTGTGTACACCAAAGATCCATTGAGCTTTGTTAGCAAACTACCGGATGTCACTGTCGGCAATGATGGTGGTGGCAGTGGCGGTGATGTTGGTGCAGGAAGCAGTGAAGATGCTGGtatatcaacttaa